The Kluyveromyces marxianus DMKU3-1042 DNA, complete genome, chromosome 6 genome window below encodes:
- the IBA57 gene encoding Iba57p: MQCIRRYFSSLNPNQLFRFESCQLKNKSYIKLIGPDSVKFLNGLITSKLQPNFVKKNLTTLSLDEPQRDEEISSLDFSKYNWGIYKECSSMKNHISRFGTYTGFLNMKGKLLTDSIIYPYPFTIGSIKDKKFPEYILEFDSHIASRMEKSLINHKLLSKVKIKPLSSEQLKTWDTFIIMPEEYELLDNLLNPMMEMKDGEQALSFAKFFSSMFFQGNEDKIKAVYFDTRLINELYEGRLKPMFRIVTDSSVDDINDIFNCTAFENISFAKLKVNPEEIQRDRFKFGLLDGCHEYIPESLLPLEVNFDYFEDTINSDKGCYVGQELTARTFATGVLKKRTVGIELKEHEKLANWDRSKYLNIFSKLELEASKQESDAAPNPFGSSNKPIKKRTRPAGQLINISGDIGLAVFRKEYIYHALQHNHDIDAYIELPNNESVPCSIKLEWLDRFRESED, encoded by the coding sequence ATGCAGTGTATCCGCCGATATTTTTCATCACTTAATCCAAATCAACTCTTCCGATTCGAGTCATGCCAACTTAAAAACAAATCGTACATCAAACTTATAGGCCCTGACTCCGTTAAATTCCTTAATGGTCTGATAACAAGTAAATTGCAGCCTAACTTTGTCAAGAAAAACCTTACCACCCTTTCTTTAGACGAACCACAGAgggatgaagaaatatcGTCATTAGACTTCTCGAAATATAACTGGGGCATCTACAAAGAATGCAGCTCAATGAAGAATCATATATCGAGATTTGGAACATATACTGGGTTTCTTAATATGAAAGGGAAACTTCTCACGGACTCAATAATATACCCCTACCCCTTTACCATCGGAAGCATAAAGGACAAAAAATTCCCGGAGTACATCTTAGAGTTTGACAGTCACATAGCTTCAAGAATGGAAAAGTCTTTAATCAACCATAAGCTACTAAGTAAAGTGAAAATTAAACCACTTTCAAGTGAGCAACTAAAAACATGGGATACCTTTATTATAATGCCAGAAGAATATGAACTGTTAGACAATTTATTAAATCCAATGATGGAGATGAAGGATGGAGAACAAGCGCTCAGCTTTGCcaagttcttttcatcaatgTTCTTCCAAGGAAATGAAGATAAAATCAAGGCTGTCTATTTTGACACCCGCTTGATCAATGAATTGTACGAAGGAAGACTAAAACCTATGTTCAGAATTGTTACGGATAGCTCTGTTGATGACATTAACGATATTTTTAATTGTACGGCATTCGAGAATATATCTTTTGCTAAACTAAAAGTTAATCCGGAGGAAATTCAACGGGATAGGTTTAAGTTTGGGCTTCTCGATGGCTGCCATGAATACATACCCGAATCATTACTTCCCTTAGAAGTAAACTTCGACTACTTTGAGGATACTATCAACAGTGATAAGGGTTGTTACGTAGGACAGGAACTAACGGCAAGAACTTTTGCTACCGGTGTACTTAAAAAGCGGACAGTGGGAATTGAGTTAAAAGAACATGAAAAGCTAGCAAATTGGGACCGTTCCAAATACCTAAACATATTTAGTAAATTGGAACTCGAGGCTAGTAAACAGGAGAGCGACGCTGCACCTAATCCATTTGGTTCTTCTAACAAGCCTATTAAAAAGAGAACTAGACCAGCAGGTCAATTGATCAATATAAGCGGTGATATTGGTTTGGCGGTTTTCAGAAAAGAATACATATATCATGCATTACAACACAACCATGACATAGATGCTTACATCGAGTTGCCAAACAATGAATCTGTTCCTTGTTCAATAAAACTAGAGTGGCTAGATAGATTCCGTGAATCTGAAGACTAA
- the RPS5 gene encoding 40S ribosomal protein uS7: MSEHEAAVEVEVQEDFEVVQEFVPVELATAIPEDIQQAQTEIKLFNKWSFEDVEVKDPSLVDYIQITKPIYVAHTAGRYANKRFRKAQCPIVERLTNSLMMNGRNNGKKLKAVRIIKHTMEIINVLTDQNPLQVIVDAIINSGPREDTTRVGGGGAARRQAVDVSPLRRVNQAIALLTIGAREAAFRNIKTIAETLAEELINAAKGSSTSYAIKKKDELERVAKSNR; encoded by the coding sequence ATGTCTGAACACGAAGCCGcagttgaagttgaagtcCAAGAAGACTTTGAAGTCGTTCAAGAATTTGTTCCTGTTGAATTGGCCACTGCCATTCCAGAAGACATTCAACAAGCTCAAACTGAGATcaagttgttcaacaaaTGGTCTTTCGAAGATGTTGAAGTCAAGGACCCATCTTTGGTCGACTACATCCAAATCACCAAGCCAATCTACGTTGCCCACACTGCTGGCCGTTACGCCAACAAGAGATTCAGAAAGGCTCAATGTCCTATCGTTGAAAGATTGACCAACtctttgatgatgaacGGTAGAAACAACGGTAAGAAGTTGAAGGCTGTCAGAATCATCAAGCACACCATGGAAATCATTAACGTTTTGACTGACCAAAACCCTCTACAAGTCATTGTTGATGCTATCATCAACTCTGGTCCAAGAGAAGACACCACCAGAGtcggtggtggtggtgctgcCAGAAGACAAGCCGTCGATGTCTCTCCATTGAGAAGAGTTAACCAAGCCATTGCTTTGTTGACCATCGGTGCCAGAGAAGCTGCCTTCAGAAACATCAAGACTATCGCTGAAACTTTGGCCGAAGAATTGATCAACGCTGCTAAGGGTTCTTCCACTTCTTACgctatcaagaagaaggatgaATTGGAAAGAGTTGCCAAGTCCAACCGTtaa
- the ATP2 gene encoding F1F0 ATP synthase subunit beta produces the protein MVLPRLYAASSRAAFQAARRAVPFTGVRGYAAAAASEGKVRAVIGAIVDVQFEQGQLPEILNALEIETPQGKLVLEVAQHLGENTVRTIAMDGTEGLVRGEKVLDTGAPISVPVGRETLGRIINVIGEPIDERGPIKSKMRKPIHADPPSFVEQSTAAEVLETGIKVVDLLAPYARGGKIGLFGGAGVGKTVFIQELINNIAKAHGGFSVFTGVGERTREGNDLYREMKETGVINLEGDSKVALVFGQMNEPPGARARVALTGLTIAEYFRDEEGQDVLLFIDNIFRFTQAGSEVSALLGRIPSAVGYQPTLATDMGLLQERITTTKKGSVTSVQAVYVPADDLTDPAPATTFAHLDATTVLSRGISELGIYPAVDPLDSKSRLLDAAVVGQEHYDVATQVQQTLQAYKSLQDIIAILGMDELSEQDKLTVERARKIQRFLSQPFAVAEVFTGIPGRLVRLKDTIASFKAVLEGKYDHLPENAFYMVGGIEDVVAKAEKLAAEAN, from the coding sequence ATGGTCTTGCCAAGATTATACGCTGCTTCATCTCGTGCAGCTTTCCAAGCTGCCAGACGTGCTGTTCCCTTCACCGGTGTGAGAGGTtatgctgctgctgccgccTCCGAAGGTAAGGTTAGAGCCGTTATTGGTGCTATTGTTGATGTTCAATTCGAACAAGGTCAATTGCCAGAAATTTTGAACGCTTTGGAGATTGAAACTCCTCAAGGTAAGTTGGTTTTGGAAGTTGCCCAACATTTGGGTGAAAACACCGTCAGAACCATTGCTATGGACGGTACCGAAGGTTTGGTCCGTGGTGAGAAGGTTTTGGACACTGGTGCTCCAATTTCCGTCCCAGTCGGTAGAGAAACTTTGGGTAGAATCATCAACGTTATTGGTGAGCCAATTGACGAAAGAGGCCCAATCAAGTCCAAGATGAGAAAGCCAATTCACGCTGACCCTCCATCCTTTGTTGAACAATCCACTGCTGCTGAAGTTTTGGAAACCGGTATCAAGGTTGTCGACTTGTTGGCCCCATACGCCAGAGGTGGTAAGATTGGTTTGTTCGGTGGTGCCGGTGTCGGTAAGACCGTTTTCATCCAAGAGTTGATTAACAACATCGCCAAGGCCCATGGTGGTTTCTCCGTCTTCACCGGTGTCGGTGAAAGAACCAGAGAAGGTAACGATTTGTACCGTGAAATGAAGGAAACCGGTGTCATCAACTTGGAAGGTGACTCCAAGGTCGCCTTGGTCTTCGGTCAAATGAACGAACCACCTGGAGCTAGAGCCAGAGTTGCCTTGACCGGTTTGACTATCGCTGAATACTTCagagatgaagaaggtcaagatgtgttgttgtttatcGACAACATTTTCAGATTCACACAAGCCGGTTCCGAAGTGTCCGCTTTGTTGGGTCGTATTCCATCCGCTGTCGGTTACCAACCTACTTTGGCCACCGATATGGGTTTGTTGCAAGAAAGAATTACCACTACCAAGAAGGGTTCCGTTACCTCCGTCCAAGCTGTCTACGTCCCTGCTGATGATTTGACTGATCCTGCTCCAGCTACCACTTTCGCCCATTTGGACGCCACCACCGTGTTGTCCAGAGGTATCTCCGAATTGGGTATCTACCCAGCTGTCGATCCATTGGATTCCAAGTCTAGATTGTTGGACGCTGCCGTTGTCGGTCAAGAACATTACGACGTCGCTACTcaagttcaacaaactTTGCAAGCTTACAAGTCTTTGCAAGATATCATTGCCATTTTGGGTATGGATGAATTGTCTGAACAAGACAAGTTGACTGTCGAAAGAGCCAGAAAGATCCAAAGATTCTTGTCTCAACCATTCGCCGTCGCCGAAGTTTTCACTGGTATCCCAGGTAGATTGGTCAGATTAAAGGACACCATCGCTTCCTTCAAGGCTGTTTTGGAAGGTAAGTACGATCACTTGCCAGAAAATGCCTTCTATATGGTTGGTGGTAttgaagatgttgttgCTAAGGCTGAAAAATTGGCTGCTGAAGCTAACTAG
- the PRO3 gene encoding pyrroline-5-carboxylate reductase has translation MGYTLAIVGCGVMGQALLSAIYNAPKAEESLAEHYPSKIIACNESALSSSSVEKLVKGFGKSPNAIEVEIFTARNVEAVKQSSVVILAVKPYLAEKVMEEIKPEGTGPVLISLAAGVTLSQLTAYFPNSVRVMTNTPAKFGYGTAVVSYAEAVSESNKTRVKELVRHVGTCLELPEKNMDAATALVGSGPAFALLIIESMMEAGLKMGIPLKESRECAIKVLEGTAKMVEITGESPGALKHQVCTPGGTTIAGLCVMEDKGVKSGIIRGIEEAARVATELGQGKKK, from the coding sequence ATGGGTTACACTTTAGCTATTGTAGGTTGCGGTGTGATGGGCCAGGCATTGTTGAGTGCCATTTACAATGCACCAAAAGCCGAAGAGTCATTGGCAGAACATTATCCCAGCAAGATCATTGCTTGCAACGAGTCAGCTTTGAGTTCGAGTTCTGTGGAAAAACTTGTGAAGGGATTCGGCAAATCTCCAAATGCGATTGAGGTGGAGATTTTCACTGCAAGAAACGTGGAAGCCGTCAAGCAGTCAAGCGTCGTTATTCTAGCGGTGAAGCCATACTTGGCTGAGAAGGTTATGGAGGAGATTAAGCCTGAGGGCACAGGTCCAGTGTTGATTTCTTTGGCAGCTGGTGTGACGTTGAGCCAATTGACGGCGTACTTCCCTAATTCTGTCCGCGTGATGACCAACACTCCAGCCAAGTTCGGGTACGGGACAGCTGTTGTATCGTATGCCGAGGCTGTGAGCGAGTCAAACAAAACCCGTGTGAAGGAGCTAGTGCGTCACGTTGGGACCTGTTTGGAGCTCCCAGAAAAGAACATGGACGCAGCTACCGCATTGGTTGGGTCCGGACCAGCCTTTGCGCTCTTGATTATAGAGTCGATGATGGAGGCCGGTCTAAAGATGGGGATTCCATTGAAGGAGTCCAGAGAGTGTGCCATCAAGGTTTTGGAGGGCACAGCCAAGATGGTCGAGATCACAGGAGAGAGTCCTGGCGCGCTAAAACACCAGGTGTGTACGCCAGGAGGAACGACGATTGCGGGGCTTTGCGTCATGGAAGATAAGGGCGTGAAGTCCGGCATTATCCGTGGTATCGAGGAGGCTGCCAGGGTCGCTACGGAGCTCGGTCAgggcaagaagaagtaa